One Glycine max cultivar Williams 82 chromosome 6, Glycine_max_v4.0, whole genome shotgun sequence DNA segment encodes these proteins:
- the LOC100775872 gene encoding calcium-binding protein KRP1, whose protein sequence is MEPSKNSQQPQHFHDYLPMMANKLGGDGLIDELCNGFNLLKDSHREVITFESLKRNAALLGLQGLGDEDLRLMLRQGDFDGDGVLSQLEFCVLMFRLSPELMEGSKLWLEEVLQQDLEQ, encoded by the coding sequence ATGGAGCCATCCAAAAACTCGCAGCAGCCCCAACATTTCCACGACTACCTCCCCATGATGGCGAACAAGCTCGGTGGGGACGGCCTCATCGACGAGCTCTGCAACGGCTTCAACCTGCTCAAGGACTCCCACCGAGAGGTGATTACCTTTGAGAGCCTCAAGAGGAACGCTGCTCTTCTTGGCCTGCAAGGACTAGGCGACGAGGACCTTCGGTTGATGCTCCGGCAGGGCGATTTCGATGGCGACGGTGTGCTGAGCCAGCTGGAGTTCTGTGTTTTGATGTTTAGGTTGAGTCCTGAGCTCATGGAGGGGTCCAAGTTGTGGCTGGAGGAGGTGCTTCAGCAAGACCTTGAACAATGA